The DNA segment ACGCCTGGCTGGACACCCAGGGAAAGCCGGGCAAGGAGACGCTGGTCACGATCACGCTCGCCGAGCGCGGCGGGAAGACCCTGCTCACGTTGCATCAGACCGGCTTCCAGTCGGTCGAGTCGCGCGATGGGCACAAGGAGGGCTGGACGAGCACCTTCGACCGCCTGGCTGAATATCTGGTCGGCGCGGCATGAGCGCACCGAGCGTCGTCGTGAAGTGGTCGTCTTGGGCGCCGCAATTGCAGAGCGTTCTCCGCATCGTCGCCGCGTTCATATTCATGCTGTCCGGCACGATGAAGCTCTTCGCCTTCCCGGCCGGGATCCCCCCGAACGGAGGCACCGTCCCGTGGATATCCCAGATGGGGCTCGGCGGCATCCTCGAGGTGTTGGGCGGGGGCCTGCTCCTCCTCGGCCTGTTCACTCGACCGGTCGCCTTCCTCCTGTCGGGCGAAATGGCGGTGGCGTACTTCCAGTTCCATTTCCCGCAGGGTTTCTGGCCGACGATGAACGGCGGCAGTCCCGCGGCGCT comes from the Candidatus Eisenbacteria bacterium genome and includes:
- a CDS encoding DoxX family protein, producing MSAPSVVVKWSSWAPQLQSVLRIVAAFIFMLSGTMKLFAFPAGIPPNGGTVPWISQMGLGGILEVLGGGLLLLGLFTRPVAFLLSGEMAVAYFQFHFPQGFWPTMNGGSPAALYCFLWLYFSAAGAGAWSLDAMRRT